A window of Daucus carota subsp. sativus chromosome 2, DH1 v3.0, whole genome shotgun sequence genomic DNA:
atttaaaaatgtcattttataatttaaattattaaacagtctactaacttatattttaaaaacttataACTCATCACCACTtactaacttataagttatattaaactgatttagatataataattttatgttatattatatactattaaataacaaatttttaacttttgttatattaaaactgatttagatataatagttatatattatattatatactatttaaataagatatttttaattttgtgataAAAAAATGGTTTAGCAGGGCGGAACCGGACCGCGGAACCGCTGGAACCGCGGAACCGCGGAACCGGCCCGCCAGTCGGCACTCTGTACTTCCAACGGTCCACTCTGCGTCTCTGCCTGTACCGTCTGCTTTTTCTGAGAGCCTCAACGGCAACCTGCACACCTCAACGGCAACCTGCACTGCACTCCTGCAGCTCAACGAATTATATAATTCGGACCCTAGCAACCAATACGAGGGTGGTGTAATTACCGAATTGGATTGGCGATTTGCTACAACTGTACGTGATATTCTTGACTGCTATACACATGCTACTAATGTTTTTTCTTATGTTTATGAACCGAATGTGCATCAAGTTATAATTGAGTGTGTTAGTATTGTTACAACTTTACGTGAATATGAAGAAGATGAGCATTTTAGTGACattatttatgatatgaaaTTGAAATGGATTGAATATTTTACAGAATTTCCATATATTTATGGTATTGCATGCCTACTTGATCCCGGTGTTAGACAAGAAGGTTTAGAAAACATGTTAGAACATTATTATAATGTGTTAGGAATTTCATATGATCATGTTTTATATGTTACTAATTGTCTCAATTTATTGCATCGTCTTATAGATTTGTATGTTCCAAAAACTGAAACTGCTATACCACAAAAGACAAGTACTTCTGGTAGATTTAATAGTAAAATGTTaggaataataaataaaaaacaaaaggttAGAATTTCCACTACTTCTGCTCCTGTAGCTCCTGCTTCTACTACTATGCTtagagaattttttttcttataactATGAATTAGACGaggattttgaaatattaacatGGTGGAGAAATCATGAGATACAATTTCCAGTTTTAGCTAAAATTGCAAGGGACGTATTAGTAGTCCATGCCTCCACAATTGCATCAGAGTCGGCTTTTAGTGCAGGTAGAAGAGTTTTAGACGAGAAGAGAACAAGTCTCGCGCCAGATGCGGTAAAGATTTGCGTTTGTAAAAAGGATTGGGACCAAGCTGCTAAAAGACAACAAGGATTAAAAGAAGATGACTCGGACGATGAAGAAGATCCTTGGATGTTGAGGGCAATTCTTCAAATGAACAAGaagaataaatgaaaattttctttcgttatgtatttatttatttagttgtacAAGCGGTTTGTTCCGTTGAATTTTTTAgagaggagtcctctcacattatttgtaaattttttttctaatttataaaatttataagagGTACCGCCCTCTTTTTaccatttatttattagtttataatttattattaattaaatgaaacaataacattgaacaaaaataaattgaacaaatataaattCCAGAAATGATTCCATTCCAACTTCCAAGTCTGCGCACTTAtactaaaaaaacaaaacattcactaaaaaacaaaaaaaacacacaatCATCACTCATCAGTTCATCACATTCAGTCCACTCTGCTGTTGTACGTGTACCACTGCCTGCCAGAGACCGCCGCGCTGAACCGTCCGAACCGCGAACCGCCCGAACCGCGTGAACCGCATAACCCGTCAAACCCGCCAAACCCGTATAACACGGTTCCGGTTACCTTCTACACCAGCCCGGCCCGGACCGCCAGTCTTCACGTGCCGGTTACGGTTCCACCGGTGACGGTTCTAAACCCGtttgaaccggcccgaaccggcACGGCCCGCCCGTTTGGCCGGCTCTAGTTGTTAGCCATGACCTTATCATGTTCTGTATCAAATTCACGAGTCACGACGATGCACGGAGTTCTAAATTTTCTTCGTGTGGTTTGGTCTTAAGATGTTGGCTGTATGCTGTCATTTTGGGAGATAAGCTCTCAAACCCGTTATACATCTGATCATCATATACTGCAACACTTCCTGTAGTCGTCACTATAATCATTTATCATTATTGCAGCTTTTGTAAACACCGTggacaggaaaaaaaaaattgcaatggTCCGATCCGAAGCTGCAGTTAGTTTCAGTGATGTCAATAAACACATGATTTCTGTACCGACTGTAGCACCAGATTTGTCATGTCATCAGTATTTCTATAAAGCTGCATTTTGCTTCGCATAAGTGAAATTTTAAAACGCAAAGGCAAATAAAACGCATCTtgcattttcaaaatttcagtttGTAATCACTTTAGATATATTTAAGACCATATGTGATGGTGGTGTGTGTGTCAGCTGGTTCACGAAGACTCTCGGTAAATGCTCTGGTCTGATATATTTGAGTTTGGTCAGGGATGGTCTAAGCTTTCCATCCTTGGTTTTTGCCAATGGCGTGGAAATGTGACTCGGATCACAACAGCGGATGCATTCAactagattttaatgaatttatatagtctacgaattttaataaattgtatatacttttaattttattcggATTCTTGACAAAGTGCTGCAGAGTTGACGAGAGTCTTTCGGATTTAATCACAATGCATCAAAATCTCGTTTATTTCGATAGGatatcaaatatcttaaaatacactaaacaATCCCATAAATTCaccattttatgaaattaaaaaaatccattagcatttgaatagcatcagattttaatgaattttaaataatctcaattgaatatcatcggattttaaagcataatttaaaatactgaGTGAATATGACCGGATGATATTCTGATACATTTTTCAAAATCCGGGTTAAAAAGCCTCAAATTTCATGAATGGAACCTTTAAAATTCCAATTTGAATACATCCCCAAGCTAATCCAGATGATAATTGGAATAATGTAGCAACACTAGACATCAAACATGTGAAAACAAAAGATATAAACACCTGGTGATGATGAAAGCTGACCCGCTTTCTATTCACTGCAAAATGGCATATAAGGCTCGAACGCTACATCCAAATAAACTGCATTGTCAGTTCTAGAACCAACATGTCTGCTACCACTCTTGCAAAGTTGCATTATTTCACTCTTGAGAATCTACTTCATATTTTGTGTCTCTCTGCTAGTGTCATCTATGTAAACCAGAAAGCTTctgcattttcttcattttttttatttagccAAAACTTAGCAACTCATATTTTCTACATTATTATGGGCCCTAACTGGAACAACTTAGATTCGAACACTAAATTTGTTTCGAAGAATAATGATTTGGAACAtatgcatacctctttgattTTTTAAAGCAAACATGTAAAAGAGCATAACAGAAACAGATGTTcaagataattttaataaattcgaACTTAAGTGCTAAATGTCATCAAAGCCCAAGAAATTTACACCCTCAACCATCAACCAACAAAATCAAACTATTTTTACCTACCTCGATCAGTCTTCTTTGACGTTAGCGGAACCTCTGTCTCTTACCAGCTACAGAACTGTTAACATCTGCAGCAGATACCATAGACCTTCCATTTCCATCACATGAACTTGGTGCCCTGTGTCCATAATTCACCATCGGAATCATTTTCAAAGTCCCACAAGACATCTCGACGTCAGATCTTGAATTCAATAGTGTAACGACATGACTTGGACTGTCAGATACCTTTAGGCCGAAATTTTCCATGTCACAGCCTTTAATGGAAACTGGAGGAATATGAAAGTTCTGAAGAGGTGGTGGATTTTTCCACTTTGGAAGTGGACCAGCCACAAGAAGTGTCTGCAGAAGTGGCCCTGCTCCTAGTACAGCTTGCACGAGATTACCCTTCTGAGGCAAAGGTTTACCTTGTACGAGATTATCAATAGTCAAAGAAGCCTGATTAACTTTCACAAGTGCAGAAGGCACATTATAATCCTGAACAAAGGGCTCATGATTCACATATGCCATGTTACTTGAATCAACAATCTGGTGGTTATTAATGTTTGACAAATCAGGGGATGTCACCGCATCAAAAAGAGATTCAACTGGGGATGAATGTTGTGTATGGTAATTGTATGGCTGATCAGAGAAGCTGTTGGATTCTGTTATACTTGAGTTTGTTCTCGCGCTCTTCACTAGGGGAAATTCAGGTGAAATTTGGGGCATCGTTGACAATATTTCTGTAGTTGGCTTTGCTGAAGGAATCATAAACTTGTTGATCAGCTTATTAAGCTGATCCCTAGTTTCATTTCTTTCCTGAATGGTCATCTTCAGGAGTTGGATTAATTGTTTAATTTCCTCATTTGCCTGTGATCTTACAGCTTCGAGTTCCAGCGTGGCACATTGGAGCTTTAGCTTCAATTCATCAATAATCTGAAAATTCAGAGgcaataacaattatttgagattgtcatacaataaaaatatttccaaATATCAACAACTCTCCTTGCAATACACAAAATTCAGTTTAGTTTCTATGGTACCAGTGGTATTTCATTACGATTCGACATTCATCATTATGGACTACAAGATCAAATGAAAAGGGCTCCctgttttgtatttttttataatgtcTTGTTATATTTACTATTACAAGGCAAATAAAAACCAGAGTCTTCAATAGGGGCATCTGCAATTCCATGCTCCCATGCAGCTAGAACAGATCATAAACATTCGACAAAAAGATACAACAAAAAACATAAAGCTAAAATGGAAGCTTTGTAGAATCACTTTGATGACCAAACTTCTAAAACACCATGATTCTATACAGTAATTCAAAGGTGCAAGGACTAAAAAATTCAAAGAATGGGGCCATGCAGATCAAAAACATTTCAGTCAAATCATGGCATCTCAaccatacaaaataaaaatatgttccCTTTTCCACCTAATAAAGTTTTATCGGATTCTCACCAAAGTTGTTAAGTTTGAGCATTATGATTATTCCATTGAGGGAAAAAACTAGTTCACATTTTGGAAAgctttttcaacttcaaaaggcCTGCAATGATatcctttttctttcttttacttTTGTAGAAGGACCTATGATATGTTTGTATTTATTATTCATAGCAAGATTCTGTTCATTTGCATgttaaatagtatatatatacacacacacaaatataaataagCCAAGGTCTGCAGTCAGATGAACACACTATGACACTAACATTCAAGCTTCTGGAACTCACAGATATATTTCACAAGAAGGCATCTCATTTGGCAAAAAGAAAACACATAAAAACAAATgaatttcacaaaataaataaatgagaggtgaatttaataagaaaccaaataaagaaaaaaagagagggaGGATTGAATGAGAATCTTGATTTCCACTGGACTGAATTGCAATATATCTAGACTATATACAAACAATAAAGATTAAAGAAGAGAATAATGAACCACCTCTGGATAatataaagaaaccatatcttCCATTTTGAGTTTGTGCAGAAACAGAGTTGAAGAGTGCCTGGAGACGGAGAGGGAGGACAGGAGAGAGTATAGAAGCAAGGTCTCTCTCCTTCTCTTtctcattatatatatagagacaGGAGAGAGTAAATGGCTTTTCCACAAATTTCTAAAAATGACAATCCACGTCAAACAAAAACTAGTTAAGAATTTTCTAAACCTTTTATTTATCGGTAGTTCGACTAATGTTGTCCCTCGGTTTCACCAGATTCTTtactttagttttttttatacgTATTTTtaaactcttataaaatataattttataataatttttttaaaaaattctctcaataaaaatttgacgtttaaatttttatttaatacaattaaaattaagaaaacGTTACGAGACTATACTttattaaattatcaaaatatgtaCAAATGTACAGGAAATGTAAACAATCTATCGGGACGGAAGAGTGATCCAAATTTGTTATCAAATCTTTTCGGAAGAACCAGTCATTGTAATGACATGATTTATGGATATGAAAAACATTTCATTATTATTGACATGAATGATATTGccagaaattatatatttctcatTTATGTTTCTGTTTTAGAAAAGTAAATTACTAATTATTACAGACTTGCTTTCCACTCTTTTAGCTCCTTTGTCTGCTTACCATAATAACAACAATCTCACCAAGGAGATatagtatatatacatatataaaatgcaaaatttaaaaaatgaaagcTGCGGTCTGATTGTTTTCTTTGGGAGAATTATTAAAGAAAGTATACGTGCTTACTTATATAGCATGAAAAAGGTTCATATCCCTTCTATTTGTCTTACAAAATCTTTCACTATGAGTtagcaaaaaagaaaatcttttaCTTCGATTCTctaattttgacttttgattggAATATATACTTCTTAGTGCTCGTTTGGTTGGACTTAGGAAGTAACTTTCCATAGATATTTACACTTCCTTTCTATAAAAATTACCTGAGAAGTTTAATAAACATGTTTGGTTGACAAAATTGTATGGGAGATAAACATACTTGGTTGATAAAAGTGAATTCTATACTAATTATGTTCattattttgtttaactaaattttaaatttattattaataaattttgaataacatTTTTAtcctttaatttattataaaaataatttgatcaatatttttatatattattattccttATTATAACATTGACCTAAgatttattttacataaatatttacatattaatttattaaacaaattaaGTATTCAATTTATTAATGACTTTTGATATTATAAGGTTttgacaaaataatattattaatatgttgtcattttctctttattattttattagattaaatgaacatattctataattttgttaatgaagaaatataatttaacaataatattttgaattacataaaataacaataataataacaatcctataattttttgaaatttactaATTATTTCTACTATTATATGTGTCTTTAGAATAGCTTATGTTTTTTCCCggtatattaaataaaaattaatttacgtGTGTCccacaataatattttaagttgcacataatgaataaataaataaatattaattataatttttaaatttaattaattattattaatattatatgtattattatattattttagagtggattatgtatttttatgttatattacataaaatttaaattaggtGCGTGATGCAGGAAGTCTGAGTAACCGAGGGGGGAGTGGGTAAGTAACTTCCTACGTTCTACAGCTAATGTAACTTCCTGGTGAATTCAACTTCCTGTATTTTAGGTCAACCAAACAATTGCATATATTAGCACTTCCTAGGTATTTTAAATACTTGACTAATTTCCGGTCTACCAAACAACCTCTTAGTTATACGAGGATTAGTACAAGTTGGGAATGACTAAGAAAAACCTTAGCTAAAATTTCGTTAcatcatattataaataaaagagtAAATTACAGTTTGTAACACCTAgttttgctccaaacgcagtttagtatctgaactttaaaacgtggcaatatgcaccctacacttaacattcccgttacacttaacattcccgtgcaagttgtaacctcTAGTCACCATTCCGTCTAAATCTGTcattaactttaactgtttcagagataacagtgtgtatattagtttctaacagctatttTACCCCCTATGACccttcaaaaattatgtattatattttgaaattatttcttaacACACAGAAGGAtgtaagaaatttaaaataatttttaaaatatgtatccagatttagaatctgaaaatttatttattttttaaataaacgatgtaacttattttaaaattttaaaacaaatacatattttttaaaaaaaaattattttttaattattgtgtgtgttcagaaataatttcaaaatataatacataaactttgaggggtcacaggggGTAAAGGAGCTGtgagaaactaatatacacactgctACCTCTAACatttaaagttaacggcagagttggacggaatagtgaccaggggttacaacttgcacgagaatgttaaatttagggtgcatattgccacgttttaaagtt
This region includes:
- the LOC108208351 gene encoding uncharacterized protein LOC108208351 isoform X1 — its product is MRKRRRETLLLYSLLSSLSVSRHSSTLFLHKLKMEDMVSLYYPEIIDELKLKLQCATLELEAVRSQANEEIKQLIQLLKMTIQERNETRDQLNKLINKFMIPSAKPTTEILSTMPQISPEFPLVKSARTNSSITESNSFSDQPYNYHTQHSSPVESLFDAVTSPDLSNINNHQIVDSSNMAYVNHEPFVQDYNVPSALVKVNQASLTIDNLVQGKPLPQKGNLVQAVLGAGPLLQTLLVAGPLPKWKNPPPLQNFHIPPVSIKGCDMENFGLKVSDSPSHVVTLLNSRSDVEMSCGTLKMIPMVNYGHRAPSSCDGNGRSMVSAADVNSSVAGKRQRFR
- the LOC108208351 gene encoding uncharacterized protein LOC108208351 isoform X2; its protein translation is MSNRNEIPLIIDELKLKLQCATLELEAVRSQANEEIKQLIQLLKMTIQERNETRDQLNKLINKFMIPSAKPTTEILSTMPQISPEFPLVKSARTNSSITESNSFSDQPYNYHTQHSSPVESLFDAVTSPDLSNINNHQIVDSSNMAYVNHEPFVQDYNVPSALVKVNQASLTIDNLVQGKPLPQKGNLVQAVLGAGPLLQTLLVAGPLPKWKNPPPLQNFHIPPVSIKGCDMENFGLKVSDSPSHVVTLLNSRSDVEMSCGTLKMIPMVNYGHRAPSSCDGNGRSMVSAADVNSSVAGKRQRFR